AAAAAGGATTCCCAGGGCCCCCGACCTTAAAAAAACGGGAGTTCGTCTCATCGACCATCCAGTTCACGCTCTATTTCCCGGATACGCACTTCCACCTGCTCAGGAGCAGGTCCCCCCGGGAGATTGCGCCTCCGGACGGCATTTTCCGGAGTAAGAACGCGCGCATATTGTTCGGGAAAGGCGGGAGAGAAAGTGCGGAGTTCCTCGTCTGTCAAGCTTGCAAGTTTTCGTCGTTCTCTCTCGCAATAGGCAACAATGCGGCCGACGATCGCATGGGCTTCCCGAAAGGGAACACCCTCCCGGACAAGATCTTCCGCCATATCTGTGGCCAGAAGCTCGTCGCCTGAAAGGGCCTCCCGGAGTCTCTCCCCATCCAGGACAGATTCTCCCGCGATTCTTGAAAAAAGTGTGACCGACTGTCGAACCGTCTCCGCAGCATCAAACAGATGCTCCTTGTCTTCCTGGAGATCCCGGTTGTAGGAAAGCGGAAGCCCTTTCAAAATTGTCGCAAGCCCCATATAGTGGCCGATGACACGGCCTGTCTTGCCCCGAATCAGCTCCAGGACATCCGGATTTCGTTTTTGAGGCATCATGCTCGACCCCGTCATGTAGCGGTCCGGAATGCGGACAAAACCGAATTCCCGGGTGGACCAGAGAATCCATTCCTCTGCCCATCCCGAGAGATGCAGGGATAACATGACGGCTGCATGAAGGAAATCAGCGACAAAGTCTCGATCGGACACGGCATCAAGCCCGTTTCCTGTTACACCGGAAAATCCAAGACTGCGCGCGACATGGTTCCTGTCGATCGGCAATGTCGTTCCGGCAAGGGCCCCGGATCCAAGAGGAGAGAGATTCAGACGACGATCGATCTCCAGAAACCGCTGTCTGTCGCGAAGGAGTCTTTCCGCATGTGCCATGAAATAATAACCCGCTGAAATGGGTTGCGCTTGCTGGAGATGGGTGTACCCGGGGAGAATAAGATCGCGCATCCTTCTCGACTGCCCGATCAGAACACGGATAAATTCGGCAAGAAGACCTGCCATTTCCCGTGAACGGTCAATGACGTAAAGTCTGAGATCCAGGGAGACCTGGTCGTTTCGGCTGCGCGCGGTATGAAGCTTCTGGGCAGGAGTCCCCACCAGTTCAAAAAGGCGCTTTTCGATATTCATATGAATATCTTCGTATTCATCGCGATAGGGAAACGTCCCGTTCGTCATCTCCTCTTCGATGCGGGAGAGCCCCTCCTGGATCCGTCTTTCCTCTTCATGGGCAAGAAGGCCGACTTTCAGAAGCATCGCTGCATGGGCCCTTGATCCCTTGATATCCTGGCGCCAGAGGGCCCGGTCAAACGAAATGGACTGGGTAAACATCTCGACTTCGCGATCCGTCGGTTCGGAAAATCCGCCCCCCCCAAAGCTTTTCGGAATTTCCCCCGTCCTGATCCGGCATCAGAATTCACCGCCTCCGACCTGGTCCGAATACAGCTTGAGGCGCAGGGACTGGATATGGATAAATCCGGTCGCATCGGCCTGGTTATAAAACCCTCCGGCTTCGAACGTCGCAAGATCCTTCCGGTAGAGAGAATAGGGGGACCGTCTCCCCAGAACACGCAGTGCCCCTTTGTACAGTTGGAGACGGACATCGCCGGTGACACGCTCCTGGGTTTTTCGGATCATCGCCCAGAGGGCTTCCCTTTCCGGTGAATACCAGAATCCGTTGTAGATGAGAGAGGCAAACTGGGGAACAAGAGACTGTTTCAGCTTCAGGAGCTCTCTGTCGAGCGTCAATGTTTCCAGTGCCCGGTGAGCCGCGTACAAAAGCGTCCCTCCCGGGGTCTCGTAGACACCCCGGGACTTCATACCGACAAATCGGCTTTCGACCAGATCGATGCGTCCGATCCCGTATTCTCCTCCCAGCTGATTCGCCCTTTCCAGAAGGGGAACAGGATCCAGAAGATCCCCATTGATCGCGATGGGGATCCCTTTTTCAAAGGAAACTGTCACTTCGGCAGGGATATCGGGGGATTCGACAGGATCTTTTGTCAGGGTGAAAATTTCCTTTGGAGGAGCAATCCAGGGATCTTCCAGAATCCCCCCTTCATAACTGGTATGGAAAAGATTGCGGTCGATCGAATAAGGTTTTTCCAGTGTTGCCTGAATTGGAATGGCATGTTTCTTGGCGTAATTGATCAGTTCGCTTCTGGAGGACATCTCCCATTCCCGCCAGGGCGCGATCACCTGAATACGCGGATCGAAATAGGCATACGCCATTTCGAAACGGACCTGGTCATTTCCTTTGCCGGTGGCACCGTGTGCCACGGCATCCGCTCCTTCCAGGCGGGCAATTTCCATCTGGGCCTTCGCAATCAGGGGGCGGGCAATGGACGTTCCCAGAAGATATCCGTCTTCGTACACCGCTCCACTCTGAATCATCGGGAAAAGAAAATCCTTCACAAACTCTTCGCGGAGGTCCCGGACATACACCTTGGAAGCGCCTGTCCTGAAGGCTTTTCGGGAAATCTCTTCGAGATCCTCTCCCTGTCCAAGATCAGCACAATACGCCACAACCTGACACCCATATTTTTCCTTGAGCCACGTCATGATGACGGACGTGTCCAGACCACCGGAATATGCCAGAACAACTTTTCCTGGACCCGCCCCTGTTTCCTGAACCATATGTCTTTATCCTTTCCTGCTACAAAAGAGCATGAGCGCTTTTTGAAGATGCAAACGGTTTTCCGCCTGGGGAAAAACTCTTGACCTCGGTCCTTCGAGGACCTCTTCGGTCACTTCTTTTCCCCGATACGCCGGAAGACAATGCAGGACAATCGCGTCCGATTCGGCTCTGGACAACATTTCCCGATTAATCTGAAAGCCCGCAAAGGATTGTTCCCGGATAGAAGACTCCGCTTCCTGTCCCATGCTGGTCCACACATCGGTGTAGAGGACGCGGGCACCCCGGGCAGCCTCCATCGGATCACTCATCCATGTAATGGATCCGCCGGTTTTTCTGGCCTGCTCGGTCGACCAACGAAGAACGTCCCTGTCCGGGGCATATCCCGGAGGAGTAGCAACGATCAGGTGAACCCCCAGGAGCGCTGCGGCTTCCATCAGGGAATGGGCCATGTTATTGCCATCCCCGACATACGCCATCCGGATTCCTTTAATCTCTCCGAACTCTTTTCCAATAAACGAGAAGTCTGAAAGAGCCTGGCAAGGATGATGCCCGTCCGTCAGTCCATTGATGACCGGAATCTCCGCACTTTTTGCAAACCGTTCAATCCTGTCATGCCCAAACGTCCGGATGATCACCATATCAAGGTATCCGGACATCACGCGGGCGGTATCTTCAATGGTTTCGCCACGGGCCAGCTGGGAGTCTCCTCCGAGAAAAACAGTGTCGCCTCCCATCTGGTGAACGCCGGCCTCGAAAGACAATCGCGTCCGTGTGGAGGATTTTTCAAACAGGAGACAAACTGTTTTTCTGGCGAACCGATGATCAAACTGACCGGGATTTTTTCGGATGTCCTCAGTCAGTTCAAAAATCTCCCGGACTTCAGAAGCCTGAAAATCGCTCACCTTGAGAAAATGTCGAAAGGACTTTTTTTCCATCAGGACTTTTCCACCGATAACGAGGAAAAGATTTTATCCGCCACGGACAGGAAATCATCCGTTTCGTCATAGCTAATGGAAAGGGGAGGCAGGATCCGGATCACATCATCCGCCGGACCTGTCGCATTGACGAGAACTCTCTCTTCCCGGAACAGGTCTTTGATTTTCTTCGCACTCACGGAAACAACACATCCAATCATAAAGCCCTTTCCCCGAATCTCACGGATCAGGGAAGGGTATCTGTTTTTCAAAGCCATCAATCCATCCCATAAATAAGAACTCATGGACCGAACCCTCTCCGGAAGGAAGTCTTCGGCAAAAAGGGCCCGCACAAGTGCAGCTCCGGCTGCACAGGCGACAGGGTTTCCTCCAAAGGTCGAACCATGCGTTCCAGGCGGAAGGAATTTCGACAGTCTTTCGCTCGTCAGGACAGCCCCCAGAGGAAGTCCTCCCCCCAGGGCCTTCGAAGAAACAAGAATATCCGGAATGATTTCATATTGTTCATAAGCAAAAAGGGAGCCCGTTCTCCCCAGACCAGTCTGAATTTCATCAAGGATCAGGAGAATATCTTCCTCCCGGGTCCATCGACGGAGCTTCTGAAGAAAGTCCGTTTCCGCCGGAATGACTCCAATTTCTCCCTGAACCGGTTCAACGATCACGGCAACCGTGTTTTTTGTTCTGGAGGCGCGTATTTTGTCGAAGTCATTAAATGGCGCATACAGGAATCCGGTCGGCAAGGGACCGAAGCCTTCCCGGACCTTTGCCTGTCCTGTCAGTGTCATCGCCCCCAATGTTCTTCCATGGAAACTGCCTTCCATCGATATCATTTCAAATCGGCCAGAGGATGCTCCATATCGTCTGGCAAGCTTGATCGCTGCTTCAATTGCCTCGGTTCCCGAGTTCGAGAAAAAAACCCTGTCCGCAAAGGTCTTTTCCACCAGAAGTTCTGCAAGGTCCACAACAGCCGGATTGTAGTAGAGATTGGACACATGCACCATACGCTGGGCCTGTTTTTGTATGGCGTGCGTAATACCCGGATGGCAATGACCCAGTACGTGAATCGCGATGCCCCCCAGGAAGTCCAGATACGCCACTCCTGACGGGTCAAAAAGGTAGCTTCCGCGTCCTTTCTCAAAAACAAGAGGCTCCCGGTTATAATTTCCAAGAAGCACCCGAGCCCCTCTCTCTTCCCACCCTTCTTTTTTTGTCGATTTCAAGGGGGGAGATTTTTTCAGAAATTCAGGCGGTTTCAAAAGATTGTCCCTTCTCGTATAAATCGGATGGCAATCCCAGATTTTCCTTGACCCGCAGGATATCTTCACGGGTCCCGATCACCACCATCTGGTCCCTGGCCGAGATGATTGTCTCTGCTGTCGGCAAGACGAGGCGGGACAGGCCTTTGGATTGGATAGCGATAATATGAAATTTGATCCCGAGATCCTGAGAAAATTCCGACACCGTTCTCCCATCAAAACGGGAACTTTCCGGAATCGAAATTTCGTCAAAAACAAATCCTCCACTTTCGGGAGAGACGACCCGGTCAAGAACGTCCAGTATGGTGGGCTGGGTTAATGCCAGAAGCATGCGGTGGCTACCCAGAACAAATGGGGAAACAACACGGGTGGCCCCGGCTTTCAGAAGCTTGGATTCTGTCTTGGGATCACTTGCCAGGGCAATAATGGAAAGCCCGGGATTATCAAGGCGCGAACTCATCGTGATATACACAGAATCCGCAGGCCGGGAAGACGGCGTCACCAAGAGTGAACGGGCCCTCTCAATCCCGGCTTTTTTCAATACCTCTTCCTCAGAGGCGTTTCCCTCTACGGTAAGGTATCCTTTTTCGACGGCTTCCCTTGCAATCTGGGGATTTTCCTCGATCAGGACGAACGGGATGGACCTCTCCACAAGACCGGGGATGACAAGTGACCCGATCTTACCATACCCGCACACAATAACATGATCTTTCAGAGACCCGATTTTTCGGTCCATTTTCCGGATTCCCAGCAACTTGTAGACATGGCCCTCAAGGATCAACTCACTCAAGGTCGCAATTGCATATCCAACCGTACCGACACCGCCGACAATCAACAGAATTGTAAAATATTTACCTGATTGATCAAGGGGGTGAACCGTCTGATAGCCGACCGTAGACAGCGTAATGGCCGTCATAAACAGGGAATCGACAAAATTCCAGTGTTCGATTTCCATGTACCCGAAAGTGCCGGCCCCCAACAAGCCCAAGAGGACAAGCATGGCAACGAAAAGTCGTTGGGAGGACGGCATCGGGAACCTACTGGGCCGGACTGTTGGCGATCAGGCTTTCCAGTTTCCGGTTCAGATCATCGGAAGAAAGGTCCGTTTTAAGATACTTGACCCAAAGTGTTTTCGTTTTCTCCAGATACCGGCAATCGACGACCCCGGTCATGGCCCCAACCTGCCTGCAAATGGGAGATGGGTCATTGACTTCGGCTCCCAGTTCCCGTTCAAAGATCTGAAGATGATTGGGATCGGTCAGCCCCAGACTCACGAGAAACCAGATAACCGAAAGGATCAGGAGACCACCAAACAAAACCTTGTCGGAAATGGAAACAAGATAGCCCCCCGCACTTCCACCGACAAAAGCACCCAAAAACTGACTCATGTTAAAAACCCCGGAGGAAGTTCCCCGGGTTTTCGTCCGAACGAATCGGGTCATAATGGAGGGCATGAGTGGTTCGAGAAGATTGAACCCAATAAAAAAGATTGTTAACCCTGCAATCAGTCCGACCTTGTTCGTATATCCCGACAGGAAGATCAAGAAGCTCAGGATGATCAAAAGAATGGAAAACAGAAAAGTCTGTTTGAGTTTCTTCTTTTTTTCAGCATAGATCATGCCGGGAACCATCAGCACAAGTCCTGACAGAATCACCGGAAGATAGACGTGCCACATCGCTTTTTCCGGCATATAGGAAGAGAGAAGTATCGGAAAACTAACGAACACGGCTGTCAGGGACGAATGAAGCACAAAGACAGACAAATCCATTCTTAAAAGCGACGGAACCCGGAGAACGTATCCCAATTGGTCAATGGAAAGCTCCATCTCGTTTTTCTGGACTGCACCCTGCGGGTTTGGGACAACGGCAAATAGAATGACGAGAGAAAGAAGCGCAAGGGCAGCCGTCATCCAGAAAAGAACAGAAACATCCCAATGAGCCCCTACAATCGGGCCTACAATCATCCCCATGGCAAACGCCAGACCAATCGACATCCCGATTCCGGCCATAGCACGGGTCCGGACTTCTTCCCGGGTCAAATCTGCCATCAAGGCGATGATGACGGACGCGATGGCTCCTGCTCCCTGAAGAAGTCTCCCCAGGAAGAGCGTTTCCACCGAATGTGCTTCCGCCGCAACGACCGACCCCAGAAAGAAAATAATGAGACCCATTGCAATAACAGGCTTTCTTCCAAGCTTGTCGGACAACATCCCGAAAGGAACCTGGAACAGAGCCTGTGTCAAACCGTACCCTCCCAGCGCCAGTCCGAGCCAAAAGGGATCCGATCCGGGCATTTTCCGGGCATAAAGACTGATGACCGGCAAAACGATAAAAAGACCGAACATTCTGATCGAAAATATGAGACTAAGACTCATGAGTGTCTTTTTCTCAAGGGGGGTCAAATCTTCCTTTTCCATATGCTTCCTTCCAGAAACAACACTGACTTTTATTCTTGATCACCTTGACGCAGGGACAGGAAAGGACTTTCCAAAAACGTCTTTCCGAAGGCGGGAACGCTCTTTCACAGAGAAAGGGAGCGTCATGGGACCGAATCCTGGATTCGGCCTAGGGGTTTTTGTTGTCTTGTGGGTGGACAGCGGGAAGAACTGTATGAGCCTTGAAGGTGTCCTGACCAAACACCCCCCACAACATGGACAACAGGAGAAGGACAAAGAGAAAAACCGCCCCGGAAAGAATAAAAAAGACGGGCTTGGAATCCGTCCACATTTTCCGGATGTCCCCTGTAAAAGACATATTCCTCCGTGCCCTTCTCCCAGAAACTGTTCTTACTTGTTGTGATAGATCGCGTTAATGACCATGAAC
The sequence above is drawn from the Leptospirillum ferriphilum ML-04 genome and encodes:
- the argH gene encoding argininosuccinate lyase, encoding MFTQSISFDRALWRQDIKGSRAHAAMLLKVGLLAHEEERRIQEGLSRIEEEMTNGTFPYRDEYEDIHMNIEKRLFELVGTPAQKLHTARSRNDQVSLDLRLYVIDRSREMAGLLAEFIRVLIGQSRRMRDLILPGYTHLQQAQPISAGYYFMAHAERLLRDRQRFLEIDRRLNLSPLGSGALAGTTLPIDRNHVARSLGFSGVTGNGLDAVSDRDFVADFLHAAVMLSLHLSGWAEEWILWSTREFGFVRIPDRYMTGSSMMPQKRNPDVLELIRGKTGRVIGHYMGLATILKGLPLSYNRDLQEDKEHLFDAAETVRQSVTLFSRIAGESVLDGERLREALSGDELLATDMAEDLVREGVPFREAHAIVGRIVAYCERERRKLASLTDEELRTFSPAFPEQYARVLTPENAVRRRNLPGGPAPEQVEVRIREIERELDGR
- a CDS encoding argininosuccinate synthase, which translates into the protein MVQETGAGPGKVVLAYSGGLDTSVIMTWLKEKYGCQVVAYCADLGQGEDLEEISRKAFRTGASKVYVRDLREEFVKDFLFPMIQSGAVYEDGYLLGTSIARPLIAKAQMEIARLEGADAVAHGATGKGNDQVRFEMAYAYFDPRIQVIAPWREWEMSSRSELINYAKKHAIPIQATLEKPYSIDRNLFHTSYEGGILEDPWIAPPKEIFTLTKDPVESPDIPAEVTVSFEKGIPIAINGDLLDPVPLLERANQLGGEYGIGRIDLVESRFVGMKSRGVYETPGGTLLYAAHRALETLTLDRELLKLKQSLVPQFASLIYNGFWYSPEREALWAMIRKTQERVTGDVRLQLYKGALRVLGRRSPYSLYRKDLATFEAGGFYNQADATGFIHIQSLRLKLYSDQVGGGEF
- the argF gene encoding ornithine carbamoyltransferase, which gives rise to MEKKSFRHFLKVSDFQASEVREIFELTEDIRKNPGQFDHRFARKTVCLLFEKSSTRTRLSFEAGVHQMGGDTVFLGGDSQLARGETIEDTARVMSGYLDMVIIRTFGHDRIERFAKSAEIPVINGLTDGHHPCQALSDFSFIGKEFGEIKGIRMAYVGDGNNMAHSLMEAAALLGVHLIVATPPGYAPDRDVLRWSTEQARKTGGSITWMSDPMEAARGARVLYTDVWTSMGQEAESSIREQSFAGFQINREMLSRAESDAIVLHCLPAYRGKEVTEEVLEGPRSRVFPQAENRLHLQKALMLFCSRKG
- a CDS encoding aspartate aminotransferase family protein, with the translated sequence MKPPEFLKKSPPLKSTKKEGWEERGARVLLGNYNREPLVFEKGRGSYLFDPSGVAYLDFLGGIAIHVLGHCHPGITHAIQKQAQRMVHVSNLYYNPAVVDLAELLVEKTFADRVFFSNSGTEAIEAAIKLARRYGASSGRFEMISMEGSFHGRTLGAMTLTGQAKVREGFGPLPTGFLYAPFNDFDKIRASRTKNTVAVIVEPVQGEIGVIPAETDFLQKLRRWTREEDILLILDEIQTGLGRTGSLFAYEQYEIIPDILVSSKALGGGLPLGAVLTSERLSKFLPPGTHGSTFGGNPVACAAGAALVRALFAEDFLPERVRSMSSYLWDGLMALKNRYPSLIREIRGKGFMIGCVVSVSAKKIKDLFREERVLVNATGPADDVIRILPPLSISYDETDDFLSVADKIFSSLSVEKS
- a CDS encoding potassium channel family protein, which encodes MPSSQRLFVAMLVLLGLLGAGTFGYMEIEHWNFVDSLFMTAITLSTVGYQTVHPLDQSGKYFTILLIVGGVGTVGYAIATLSELILEGHVYKLLGIRKMDRKIGSLKDHVIVCGYGKIGSLVIPGLVERSIPFVLIEENPQIAREAVEKGYLTVEGNASEEEVLKKAGIERARSLLVTPSSRPADSVYITMSSRLDNPGLSIIALASDPKTESKLLKAGATRVVSPFVLGSHRMLLALTQPTILDVLDRVVSPESGGFVFDEISIPESSRFDGRTVSEFSQDLGIKFHIIAIQSKGLSRLVLPTAETIISARDQMVVIGTREDILRVKENLGLPSDLYEKGQSFETA
- a CDS encoding MFS transporter translates to MSLSLIFSIRMFGLFIVLPVISLYARKMPGSDPFWLGLALGGYGLTQALFQVPFGMLSDKLGRKPVIAMGLIIFFLGSVVAAEAHSVETLFLGRLLQGAGAIASVIIALMADLTREEVRTRAMAGIGMSIGLAFAMGMIVGPIVGAHWDVSVLFWMTAALALLSLVILFAVVPNPQGAVQKNEMELSIDQLGYVLRVPSLLRMDLSVFVLHSSLTAVFVSFPILLSSYMPEKAMWHVYLPVILSGLVLMVPGMIYAEKKKKLKQTFLFSILLIILSFLIFLSGYTNKVGLIAGLTIFFIGFNLLEPLMPSIMTRFVRTKTRGTSSGVFNMSQFLGAFVGGSAGGYLVSISDKVLFGGLLILSVIWFLVSLGLTDPNHLQIFERELGAEVNDPSPICRQVGAMTGVVDCRYLEKTKTLWVKYLKTDLSSDDLNRKLESLIANSPAQ